In the Dyella humicola genome, CCCGCGCTGCTCTGGGCCTGGGCTGCCGTGCATAACCTCGATGCTACGGACGCGCATAACCTGTTGCTGCGGCAGACGGCGGGCCGCGTGGTGGAGAGTTTTGCCCACAACCGTCCGTTCTGGTGGTATCTGCCGTGGGTGCCGGTGCTGTTGTTGCCGTGGCCCATCCTCTTGCGCTGGCGCCGCGTGACGGCGGTTGCAGGTGAGCGATCCGGCTCCGCCGCGGCGCGCTTCGGTCTAAGCGCTTCGGTACCGGCCTTGTTTGCCTTCTGTCTGGTGAGCGGCAAGCAGCTGCACTATCTGCTGCCTCTGCTACCCGGGGTGGCCCTTCTGTTGGGCGCGTGGCTGCGGCGCGACGCCGAGCTGCTGTCGTCCCGGCGCATGTGGACCATGGTGGTTGTGTTCTCCGCCCTATGGCTGTGGTCGAAATTCGGCCGGCCACCGATGTCGATGGAGGACACCCACGGAGATACGGCCATCTGGCTGCATCTGTTGTCGGCGTCGCTCATCGCGCTGGCTGCGCTGTACCTGCTGCTTAGCCGCCACGAGCGTGCGGAGCGGCGGGCCACCGTTGCCATGCTGCTGCTCACCATGGCCTTGCTGCCGATACTGCGCTTGCAGGTGCTCGGTGCGATGGACCTGACCGGCATCGCGCAACGTGTGGCCAGCTTGCGCGAGCGCGGTGTTCCCATCGCACGCTCGGACGACGAGCCCGGACTGATCACGTTTCTGGCCCGGCTGCCCGAGCCACTTGCCGCGGCGGAAGATCCGATGGCGTGGGCTAAGCAGCACCCCGATGGTTATTTTCTCTTCTACGCCGGTCGCGGCAGAGTGCCTTCCGACGTCGAAGACTCGGCAAAGTTCGCCAATGGATGGGTGAGCCTGGTGTCATCCCGGGCCGCGTTGGCCAATCCCCAACTTTTGAGTCGCCCACCCAAATCGGTGCGTGGCTTGGACGTCAACTGACGATGCCGGTATGCGGCGGCAAATTACCGAGGTCGTTGTTCACCACATGCCGGTCGGTGTCGGCCTTGGGCTCGACTGAAACATCGCCGATCTCGCCATAGACCACGCGATTGCGTCCATCGCGCTTGGCGCGGTAGAGCGCGTTGTCGGCATCGATCATGAGCTGGCGCAACTCGTAACCGCTGCGGTCGGTCGAGGCC is a window encoding:
- a CDS encoding ArnT family glycosyltransferase is translated as MNSRLGRLGTLRVSPALLMLLLLPLLTVLPAVPIDETRYLSIAWEMRQSGSWITLHLNGFPYVDKPPLLFWMINAGWSVLGISLWSARAMVLLFGMACVELCRQLERRLAPDASGQAAWLLMGFIFFAMFSGVVMFDVTLCFCVLLGFLAIVTYVQTGNRAALLLLFVGSVLGVLAKGPVALLHLALPILAARWWSAAERPVSWRKVITMVLVAVLGGLPALLWAWAAVHNLDATDAHNLLLRQTAGRVVESFAHNRPFWWYLPWVPVLLLPWPILLRWRRVTAVAGERSGSAAARFGLSASVPALFAFCLVSGKQLHYLLPLLPGVALLLGAWLRRDAELLSSRRMWTMVVVFSALWLWSKFGRPPMSMEDTHGDTAIWLHLLSASLIALAALYLLLSRHERAERRATVAMLLLTMALLPILRLQVLGAMDLTGIAQRVASLRERGVPIARSDDEPGLITFLARLPEPLAAAEDPMAWAKQHPDGYFLFYAGRGRVPSDVEDSAKFANGWVSLVSSRAALANPQLLSRPPKSVRGLDVN